A genome region from Brooklawnia propionicigenes includes the following:
- the rimP gene encoding ribosome maturation factor RimP produces the protein MKHTGLEEELAAVLAGHQLELDDLEVQAAGKRRVVRVTVDGDGPSGTGPDLDQIADATRAISQALDDTDALGDAPYTLEVSTRGVSRPLTKPAHYRRNLTRLVTLTLADGTSLTGRISAADERSVTVDVDGEERTIGFDQISKAVIQVEMNRRLTDDHDEAGE, from the coding sequence ATGAAGCACACCGGGCTCGAAGAGGAGTTGGCGGCTGTGCTCGCTGGTCACCAACTCGAACTCGATGACCTCGAGGTTCAGGCCGCGGGAAAGCGGCGGGTCGTCCGCGTCACAGTGGACGGAGACGGACCGTCGGGAACCGGGCCGGACCTCGATCAGATCGCAGACGCGACCAGAGCGATTTCCCAGGCATTGGACGACACCGATGCGCTCGGCGACGCCCCCTACACCCTTGAGGTCAGCACCCGCGGAGTCTCGCGGCCGCTCACCAAGCCGGCGCACTATCGCCGCAATCTGACCCGTCTGGTCACGCTGACCCTTGCCGACGGGACCTCGCTGACCGGGCGCATCAGCGCCGCCGATGAGCGGTCCGTCACCGTCGATGTCGACGGTGAGGAGCGCACGATCGGGTTCGATCAGATTTCCAAGGCCGTGATCCAGGTGGAGATGAACCGCCGCCTGACCGATGACCACGACGAAGCGGGGGAGTGA
- a CDS encoding proline--tRNA ligase translates to MSHLFVRTLREDPADAEVPSHRWLVRAGYIRRVAPGIYSWLPLGLRVLHRVEEIVREEMNAIGAQEVLFPALLPAEPYKATNRWTEYGDTLFRLVDRKGSDMLLGPTHEEMFTLMAKDQCSSYKELPLTLYQIQIKYRDEARPRAGILRGREFVMKDSYSFDIDKAGLDASYQAHRAAYIRVFDRLGFDYVIVQANSGAMGGSASEEFLAVSPNGEDTFVRSPGGYAANVEAVQRPLAAEVDASDVPAAQKHATPDSPTIDTLVAQANALFPRADRQWVAHDTLKNVIFNLRQPDGTVEPLAIGLPGDREVDDTRLAAAVSPAEVEAFSEEDFEKFPQLAKGYIGPAGLKAAGVRYLLDPEVVPGTAWLTGADTAGYHVINLVAGRDFQIDGHLDVAVLRDGDQAPDGSGPLSLARGIEMGHIFELGTKYAEALGLKVLDADGKLQTVTMGSYGIGVSRAVAVVAEATCDDKGLCWPRSLAPFDVMVVATGKGDEIAEAAEKLAADLDASGVSVLLDDRKASPGVKFKDSEILGTPTCVVVGRALAQGNVEIRDRRSGRARLVPLADALPEVLTEIEI, encoded by the coding sequence ATGAGCCACCTTTTCGTGCGGACCCTGCGTGAGGATCCGGCCGACGCCGAAGTGCCAAGCCACCGCTGGCTGGTGCGCGCCGGATACATCCGCCGCGTGGCGCCGGGCATCTACTCCTGGCTGCCGCTGGGACTGCGGGTGCTGCACCGGGTCGAAGAGATCGTCCGCGAAGAGATGAACGCGATCGGCGCCCAGGAAGTCCTCTTCCCGGCGTTGCTGCCCGCCGAGCCCTACAAGGCGACCAACCGCTGGACCGAGTACGGCGACACCTTGTTCCGGCTGGTCGACCGCAAAGGCTCCGACATGCTGCTCGGGCCCACCCATGAAGAGATGTTCACCCTGATGGCGAAGGACCAGTGCAGCTCCTACAAGGAGCTGCCGCTGACGCTGTATCAGATCCAGATCAAGTACCGGGACGAGGCGCGCCCGCGGGCGGGCATTCTGCGTGGCCGCGAGTTCGTGATGAAGGACTCCTATTCGTTCGACATCGACAAGGCCGGACTGGACGCCTCGTACCAGGCGCACCGCGCGGCCTACATCCGGGTCTTCGACCGGCTGGGCTTCGACTATGTGATCGTGCAGGCCAATTCCGGCGCGATGGGCGGTTCGGCATCGGAGGAGTTCCTGGCGGTCTCGCCCAACGGGGAGGACACCTTCGTTCGTTCGCCCGGCGGCTACGCGGCCAACGTCGAGGCCGTGCAGCGTCCGTTGGCCGCTGAGGTGGACGCCTCGGATGTGCCCGCCGCGCAGAAGCATGCCACCCCCGATTCGCCGACCATCGACACGCTCGTGGCCCAGGCCAATGCGCTGTTCCCGCGGGCCGATCGTCAGTGGGTGGCGCACGACACGCTGAAGAATGTGATCTTCAACCTGCGCCAGCCCGACGGCACGGTCGAGCCGCTGGCCATCGGTCTGCCCGGCGATCGCGAGGTCGATGACACGCGCCTGGCGGCGGCCGTGTCGCCGGCCGAGGTGGAGGCGTTCAGCGAGGAGGACTTCGAGAAGTTCCCGCAGCTGGCCAAGGGTTACATCGGACCGGCGGGCCTGAAGGCTGCCGGCGTGCGCTACCTGCTGGATCCCGAGGTCGTGCCCGGGACGGCCTGGCTGACCGGCGCCGACACCGCGGGATACCACGTGATCAACCTGGTGGCCGGACGCGATTTCCAGATCGACGGCCACCTGGATGTCGCCGTGCTGCGCGATGGCGACCAGGCGCCGGACGGATCAGGTCCGTTGAGCCTGGCCCGCGGCATCGAGATGGGCCACATCTTCGAGTTGGGCACCAAGTATGCCGAGGCTCTCGGGCTGAAGGTGCTGGACGCCGACGGCAAGCTGCAGACCGTCACGATGGGCTCCTACGGCATCGGCGTGTCTCGTGCTGTCGCCGTGGTAGCCGAGGCCACCTGCGATGACAAGGGACTGTGCTGGCCGCGTTCGCTGGCCCCGTTCGACGTGATGGTGGTGGCCACCGGCAAGGGTGACGAGATCGCCGAGGCAGCCGAGAAGCTGGCCGCCGATCTGGATGCGTCGGGGGTCAGCGTGCTGCTGGACGACCGCAAGGCGTCACCTGGCGTGAAGTTCAAGGACTCCGAAATCCTGGGCACTCCCACCTGCGTTGTGGTCGGGCGGGCACTGGCCCAGGGCAACGTCGAGATCCGCGATCGCAGGTCGGGCCGGGCACGGCTCGTTCCCCTCGCGGACGCGCTGCCGGAGGTTCTCACCGAGATCGAGATCTGA
- a CDS encoding DUF4439 domain-containing protein yields MIPPDHHRGLRRREFMRLALAGSAAVTLAACAPNPLITADQSPKPQPTLDDARRQTAQSAADLAALATACAGLEDADEAFAAWCTALAAQHQAHLSVLCQADPLGGVLADPTPIEQITAATPAVPAAQAEAMQVLAQRHAELAELTSSVAATQSGGSDADQTAGMALLWISQWLCAQVAATAFGSGDAAALSPAPVQGEAVPARTEMGDAAQARQVVLSHQRALVFGLQALYGRADYTQPIDGQLAARLSEAMRERDATAAAITAGGATPEPQPPEYAMPGDVTDPSQTAQIWGALELAVMNAWARLAAVDAAGRADASQQALTQAGRARDLGTALPFWPGWV; encoded by the coding sequence ATGATCCCCCCTGACCACCATCGCGGCTTGCGGCGGCGCGAGTTCATGCGGTTAGCCCTTGCCGGTTCGGCCGCGGTCACGCTGGCCGCGTGCGCCCCCAACCCGCTGATCACCGCCGATCAGAGTCCCAAGCCTCAGCCGACCTTGGACGACGCCCGGCGGCAGACGGCGCAGAGCGCTGCCGACCTTGCTGCCCTGGCAACGGCGTGTGCTGGGCTGGAGGACGCCGACGAGGCCTTCGCGGCTTGGTGCACCGCGCTGGCCGCGCAGCATCAGGCGCATCTGAGCGTGCTGTGCCAGGCCGATCCGCTGGGTGGGGTACTGGCGGATCCGACTCCTATTGAGCAGATCACGGCAGCCACGCCGGCAGTGCCGGCCGCGCAGGCCGAGGCCATGCAGGTGCTGGCGCAACGCCACGCCGAGTTGGCCGAGCTGACTTCGTCGGTGGCGGCCACCCAGAGCGGTGGATCCGATGCCGACCAGACTGCCGGCATGGCGCTGCTGTGGATCTCGCAGTGGCTCTGTGCGCAAGTGGCTGCCACAGCGTTCGGCTCCGGAGATGCCGCGGCGTTGAGTCCCGCCCCGGTGCAGGGCGAGGCGGTGCCCGCCCGCACCGAGATGGGAGACGCTGCGCAGGCCCGGCAGGTCGTGCTGAGCCATCAACGGGCGTTGGTCTTCGGGCTGCAGGCGCTCTACGGACGCGCCGACTACACCCAGCCGATCGACGGCCAGCTGGCAGCGCGGCTCAGCGAGGCGATGCGCGAACGCGACGCCACCGCCGCCGCCATTACCGCCGGCGGAGCGACACCCGAACCGCAGCCGCCCGAGTACGCGATGCCCGGAGACGTCACTGACCCCAGTCAGACGGCCCAGATCTGGGGCGCCCTGGAGTTGGCCGTGATGAACGCGTGGGCCCGGCTGGCCGCCGTCGACGCGGCCGGTCGTGCCGACGCCAGCCAGCAGGCGCTCACCCAGGCCGGACGAGCCCGCGATCTGGGAACCGCGCTGCCCTTCTGGCCCGGCTGGGTGTGA
- the nusA gene encoding transcription termination factor NusA, producing the protein MDIDLSALRAIERDKEIPLEYLLKALEDALLNAYLKTDGAKPGARVVLDRKLGTVAVMVPDLNEDGEQVGEYDDTPADFGRVAAATARQVIFQRLREHEDEQKYGRFAASEGDILTGVIQQDRDTRSVRVDLGQIEAIMPLAEQAPGEEYTHGKRMRVYVVSVRKELRGPQVIVSRTHPNLVKKLFALEVPEIEQGIVEIKEIAREAGHRSKIAVHSNNPEVNAKGACIGPMGQRVRAVMHELNEEKIDIVDWDADPAKFVANALSPAKVNQVIVLDPAARAARVIVPDYQLSLAIGREGQNARLAARLTGWRIDIQPDTAVEGA; encoded by the coding sequence ATGGATATCGATCTGTCGGCTTTGCGGGCGATTGAACGGGACAAGGAGATCCCGCTCGAGTACCTACTGAAGGCGCTCGAGGATGCCTTGCTGAACGCGTACCTGAAGACGGACGGCGCCAAGCCGGGGGCTCGGGTCGTGCTCGACCGCAAGCTCGGAACCGTCGCCGTGATGGTGCCTGATCTCAACGAGGACGGTGAACAGGTCGGCGAGTACGACGACACGCCGGCCGACTTCGGCAGGGTCGCCGCCGCCACCGCCCGGCAGGTGATCTTCCAACGGCTGCGTGAACATGAGGACGAACAGAAGTACGGGCGCTTCGCCGCGTCCGAGGGTGACATTCTGACCGGTGTCATCCAGCAGGATCGCGACACCCGCTCGGTGCGGGTCGATCTCGGACAGATCGAGGCGATCATGCCGCTGGCCGAGCAGGCTCCCGGCGAGGAATACACCCACGGCAAGCGCATGCGCGTCTACGTGGTCAGTGTCCGCAAAGAACTGCGCGGCCCGCAGGTGATCGTCAGCCGCACCCATCCGAATCTGGTGAAGAAGCTCTTCGCGCTGGAGGTGCCCGAGATCGAGCAGGGCATCGTCGAGATCAAGGAGATCGCCCGCGAGGCCGGTCACCGCAGCAAGATCGCGGTGCATTCGAACAATCCGGAGGTCAACGCGAAGGGCGCCTGCATCGGCCCGATGGGGCAGCGGGTGCGCGCGGTCATGCACGAGCTCAACGAGGAGAAGATCGACATCGTCGACTGGGATGCCGACCCGGCCAAGTTCGTCGCGAACGCGCTCAGCCCGGCCAAGGTTAACCAGGTGATCGTGCTCGACCCGGCCGCGCGGGCCGCCCGGGTCATCGTCCCCGACTATCAGCTCAGCCTCGCCATCGGACGCGAGGGCCAGAATGCTCGGCTCGCCGCCCGGCTGACCGGATGGCGCATCGACATCCAGCCCGACACAGCCGTTGAGGGTGCCTGA